A genomic window from Lotus japonicus ecotype B-129 chromosome 1, LjGifu_v1.2 includes:
- the LOC130728159 gene encoding uncharacterized protein LOC130728159 produces the protein METLYKKLYDKYTKLKTKKISEIDQLNKEQEVKFMSYLSAAEELIEHLKSENDKLHGQLNELRNEVVSVRLAKDKQVADYQRLLTEESKKNEALIEEIEKLLKEGTSGGSNKSSKVTGDDQFKDNSNSTSGRVTRKRKGKDALEKEERYISCENSEGYSTEIVTPQNLCKETASDKLLECCAKANDQSGIDLQESDHCNWLIKALFEHALGMKLCTQDQTGRVCLSALHQSSGYSFSLSWIGKASGEEVELLYHVLSLGTFERVAPEWMREDIMFSPTMCPTFFERVSHVIKSS, from the exons ATGGAGACTCTGTACAAAAAGCTCTACGACAAGTACACCAAACTCaag ACTAAGAAAATCTCTGAGATTGATCAGCTAAATAAAGAACAAGAAGTGAAATTCATGAGTTACTTATCTG CTGCGGAAGAGTTGATAGAGCACTTGAAGAGCGAAAATGACAAGCTGCATGGACAATTGAATGAATTGAGAAATGAAGTGGTTTCAGTTAG GCTTGCTAAAGACAAACAAGTAGCTGATTATCAAAGGCTTTTGACGGAGGAAAGCAAGAAAA ATGAAGCTCTTATTGAAGAAATTGAGAAGCTGCTGAAGGAAGGAACTTCTGGTGGTTCAAATAAAAGTAGTAAGGTCACTGGAGATGATCAATTCAAGGATAATTCCAATAGCACTTCTGGAAGAGTGACAAGGAAACGTAAAGGGAAGGATGCattggaaaaagaagaaaggtATATATCGTGTGAAAATAGTGAAGGTTATTCTACGGAGATAGTAACACCACAAAACTTGTGCAAGGAGACGGCTTCCGATAAG CTGCTGGAATGCTGTGCTAAGGCAAATGATCAATCAG GCATTGATCTTCAGGAAAGTGATCATTGTAACTGGCTTATCAAAGCTCTTTTTGAGCATGCATTGGGCATGAAATTATGCACCCAGGATCAAACTGGACGAGTATGCCTGTCTGCACTCCATCAATCAAGCG GTTACTCCTTTAGTTTATCATGGATTGGCAAAGCATCTGGAGAGGAAGTAGAGCTGCTATACCATGTTCTATCTCTAGGCACATTTGAAAGAGTAGCACCAGAATGGATGAGGGAAGACATCATGTTCAGCCCAACCATGTGCCCCAC
- the LOC130728161 gene encoding geraniol 8-hydroxylase-like yields the protein MDLLLIITLVCAGTLTFLILRLLFNQTHRTIKLPPGPSFFQIIRNIFELGRNPHIAFTKLSKIYGPIMTLKLGNITTIVISSPQLAKQVLLENSQAFSSRTIPHVMRVFDHHRSSITFLPPSEQWRNYRRVCATKVFSPQKLDSTKIIRQQKLKELLGFVKDKSIKGEALDLGKAVFTTVLNSISNTLFSKDLSDSTSDEKSQEFKNIVEGAMEDAGKPNIVDFFPILGPLDPQGLQARMSIYLTKLIKIIDGIIEERMCSRVSKIDSGSEVANDVLDSILCNVEATQLSRNEMTHVFLDLFIAGIDTTVVTVEWAMAQLLRNPDKLKKTREELCQAIGEDETLEESHVSKLPYLQAVVKEIFRLHPAIPFLVPRKCDEDVTISGFQVPKDAQVIVNLWAIGRDPTIWENPDMFLPERFLDCEVNFKGHNFELIPFGAGKRICVGMPLADRAVHLMLASLLHNFEWKLADGLTPDHMNMKEQFGLSLKRVQPLRVQAISLKT from the exons ATGGATCTGCTATTGATTATAACCTTAGTGTGTGCAGGCACTCTCACCTTCTTGATCCTTAGATTATTATTCAATCAAACCCACCGCACCATCAAGCTTCCACCAGGGCCAAGTTTCTTTCAGATCATAAGAAACATATTTGAACTTGGTAGGAATCCACACATAGCATTTACAAAACTCTCCAAAATTTATGGACCCATCATGACATTGAAACTAGGCAACATAACCACTATAGTTATCTCTTCTCCACAATTAGCCAAACAAGTGTTGCTAGAGAATAGCCAAGCATTTTCTAGCAGGACAATTCCACATGTTATGCGTGTATTTGACCACCACAGAAGCTCAATCACGTTTCTTCCCCCATCAGAGCAGTGGAGGAACTATAGGAGAGTTTGTGCCACAAAAGTGTTCTCCCCACAAAAGCTTGACTCCACAAAAATTATTCGTCAACAAAAGCtgaaagagttgttgggttttgtaAAGGACAAAAGCATAAAAGGTGAGGCTCTAGATCTTGGTAAGGCTGTTTTTACAACTGTGCTTAATTCAATTTCAAACACATTATTCTCTAAGGATTTATCTGACTCTACATCTGATGAGAAGTCTCAAGAGTTTAAGAACATTGTTGAGGGTGCCATGGAAGATGCTGGAAAGCCTAACATTGTGGACTTTTTTCCCATTCTTGGTCCACTTGACCCTCAAGGCCTTCAAGCTAGGATGTCCATTTATCTCACAAAGTTGATTAAAATTATTGATGGAATTATTGAGGAAAGAATGTGTTCCAGAGTTTCAAAAATTGATTCTGGATCTGAGGTGGCCAATGATGTGTTAGATTCAATTCTTTGCAATGTTGAAGCCACTCAGCTGAGCCGCAATGAGATGACACATGTGTTTCTG GATTTATTTATTGCTGGAATCGACACAACAGTTGTCACTGTGGAATGGGCAATGGCACAACTATTGCGTAACCcagataaattaaaaaaaacaagagaAGAGTTATGTCAAGCAATTGGTGAGGATGAAACACTTGAAGAATCACACGTCTCAAAATTGCCTTACTTGCAAGCAGTGGTAAAAGAAATTTTTCGCTTGCATCCAGCAATTCCATTTCTTGTACCACGCAAATGTGATGAAGATGTAACGATATCTGGCTTCCAAGTGCCAAAAGATGCACAAGTCATAGTCAATTTATGGGCCATAGGACGAGATCCAACCATTTGGGAAAATCCAGATATGTTCTTGCCTGAAAGATTTTTGGACTGTGAGGTTAATTTTAAAGGTCACAATTTTGAGCTTATACCTTTTGGGGCTGGAAAAAGAATATGTGTTGGAATGCCATTAGCTGATAGGGCAGTGCATTTAATGCTGGCCTCCCTTCTGCACAACTTTGAATGGAAGCTAGCTGATGGCCTAACACCAGATCACATGAATATGAAGGAACAATTTGGGTTATCCTTAAAGAGGGTCCAACCTCTTCGAGTTCAAGCTATTTCACTCAAGACTTAA